In one Musa acuminata AAA Group cultivar baxijiao chromosome BXJ2-5, Cavendish_Baxijiao_AAA, whole genome shotgun sequence genomic region, the following are encoded:
- the LOC103973272 gene encoding uncharacterized protein LOC103973272 isoform X1, with translation MNFPLVTHFKKLIGMLSGHAIGLHETSESDELLLEDPVSEVGDEEELSGKVLFAASFEELAKNHVQYDTIIWVLISLLLVLAWGVGIIMLLYLPVRRYVLQKDISSRRLYVTSDMIVYKATRPSFLPFLGLTKIEKRIPLHLVIDIIIEQGCLQSNYGIHTFRIESVAYGKAAPVDELQFQGVSNPGLLRKVIIIESTKSIRKVGNRKSAILPGEGMSTPTSLRSLADIPPPSRWQSPSMRNPENTMELKNSQVKASPRRPLFEAGGVVPGDLLLHKIEEVKRSVKKLESVIAGSHSQASQDDC, from the exons ATGAACTTCCCCTTGGTGACTCATTTCAAAAAACTCATAGGGATGTTGTCCGGTCATGCTATTGGTTTACATGAAACAAGTGAATCTGATGAGCTTTTATTGGAAGATCCTGTGTCCGAGGTTGGTGATGAGGAAGAGCTTTCTGGAAAGGTGTTGTTTGCAGCCTCATTTGAGGAGCTTGCTAAAAACCATGTGCAGTATGATACAATTATATGGGTTCTAATTTCACTGTTGCTTGTTTTGGCCTGGGGAGTTGGTATTATCATGCTCCTATATCTGCCAGTTAGAAGATATGTGCTTCAGAAAGATATTTCTTCACGCAGACTTTACGTCACATCCGACATGATAGTTTACAAG GCTACTAGGCCATCTTTTTTACCATTTTTAGGCTTGACTAAAATCGAGAAGCGCATCCCCCTTCATCTAGTTATTGACATCATAATTGAGCAAG GCTGTTTGCAATCTAATTACGGAATACATACTTTTAGGATTGAAAGTGTAGCTTATGGAAAAGCTGCACCAGTGGATGAACTACAGTTCCAAGGTGTCTCCAACCCAGGACTCCTAAGAAAG GTTATTATTATAGAATCTACAAAGAGTATTCGAAAAGTTGGTAATAGGAAGTCTGCCATACTGCCTGGGGAAGGAATGTCCACACCGACTAGTTTGAGATCATTGGCTGATATTCCACCTCCAAGTAGATGGCAATCTCCCAGCATGAGG AATCCCGAAAATACTATGGAATTAAAAAATTCACAGGTCAAGGCTTCACCAAGACGCCCTCTTTTCGAGGCCGGAGGCGTAGTGCCTGGTGACTTGTTGCTACATAAAATTGAAGAAGTCAAGCGATCTGTGAAA AAACTGGAATCTGTTATTGCGGGATCACATTCACAGGCATCACAAGATGACtgctaa
- the LOC103973272 gene encoding uncharacterized protein LOC103973272 isoform X2 produces the protein MNFPLVTHFKKLIGMLSGHAIGLHETSESDELLLEDPVSEVGDEEELSGKVLFAASFEELAKNHVQYDTIIWVLISLLLVLAWGVGIIMLLYLPVRRYVLQKDISSRRLYVTSDMIVYKATRPSFLPFLGLTKIEKRIPLHLVIDIIIEQGCLQSNYGIHTFRIESVAYGKAAPVDELQFQGVSNPGLLRKVIIIESTKSIRKVGNRKSAILPGEGMSTPTSLRSLADIPPPSRWQSPSMRVKASPRRPLFEAGGVVPGDLLLHKIEEVKRSVKKLESVIAGSHSQASQDDC, from the exons ATGAACTTCCCCTTGGTGACTCATTTCAAAAAACTCATAGGGATGTTGTCCGGTCATGCTATTGGTTTACATGAAACAAGTGAATCTGATGAGCTTTTATTGGAAGATCCTGTGTCCGAGGTTGGTGATGAGGAAGAGCTTTCTGGAAAGGTGTTGTTTGCAGCCTCATTTGAGGAGCTTGCTAAAAACCATGTGCAGTATGATACAATTATATGGGTTCTAATTTCACTGTTGCTTGTTTTGGCCTGGGGAGTTGGTATTATCATGCTCCTATATCTGCCAGTTAGAAGATATGTGCTTCAGAAAGATATTTCTTCACGCAGACTTTACGTCACATCCGACATGATAGTTTACAAG GCTACTAGGCCATCTTTTTTACCATTTTTAGGCTTGACTAAAATCGAGAAGCGCATCCCCCTTCATCTAGTTATTGACATCATAATTGAGCAAG GCTGTTTGCAATCTAATTACGGAATACATACTTTTAGGATTGAAAGTGTAGCTTATGGAAAAGCTGCACCAGTGGATGAACTACAGTTCCAAGGTGTCTCCAACCCAGGACTCCTAAGAAAG GTTATTATTATAGAATCTACAAAGAGTATTCGAAAAGTTGGTAATAGGAAGTCTGCCATACTGCCTGGGGAAGGAATGTCCACACCGACTAGTTTGAGATCATTGGCTGATATTCCACCTCCAAGTAGATGGCAATCTCCCAGCATGAGG GTCAAGGCTTCACCAAGACGCCCTCTTTTCGAGGCCGGAGGCGTAGTGCCTGGTGACTTGTTGCTACATAAAATTGAAGAAGTCAAGCGATCTGTGAAA AAACTGGAATCTGTTATTGCGGGATCACATTCACAGGCATCACAAGATGACtgctaa
- the LOC135612525 gene encoding E3 ubiquitin-protein ligase RMA1H1-like, whose amino-acid sequence MEVEGTEESDSDKKPAKKCSSDAAATASNNGCFDCNICLDFAADPVVTLCGHLYCWPCIYKWLQQGNGGGGESSQQCPVCKAALFQRSLVPLYGRGHSTKSAQQSLDIPRRPSFPREAIEQRLLQLNEEQDPVMQQRRRHVVESSGDHAPPFSPLAAARVTNSAAGEVLGGMAVAVLPWMFRDQEWASVYHPSPYHVVGNGVRRQEVELARSLHQIWVFLFCCAILCLLLF is encoded by the coding sequence ATGGAGGTGGAAGGGACGGAGGAGTCGGATTCAGATAAGAAGCCAGCGAAGAAGTGCAGCTCCGACGCCGCGGCGACGGCCTCGAACAACGGCTGCTTCGACTGCAACATATGCCTGGACTTCGCCGCGGACCCGGTGGTCACCCTCTGCGGCCACCTCTACTGCTGGCCGTGCATATACAAGTGGCTGCAGCAGGGCAATGGCGGGGGCGGCGAGTCCTCGCAGCAGTGCCCGGTGTGCAAGGCTGCGTTGTTCCAGCGGAGCCTGGTGCCGCTCTACGGCCGCGGCCATAGCACCAAATCGGCCCAGCAAAGCCTCGACATACCGCGCCGACCCTCGTTCCCGCGGGAGGCGATCGAGCAGCGATTGCTGCAGCTGAACGAAGAGCAGGATCCGGTGATGCAGCAGCGGCGTCGCCACGTAGTCGAATCTAGCGGCGATCACGCGCCGCCGTTCTCGCCGCTGGCGGCGGCAAGGGTGACAAATTCGGCTGCCGGTGAGGTGTTGGGGGGGATGGCAGTGGCGGTGCTGCCGTGGATGTTTCGGGACCAGGAGTGGGCAAGCGTCTACCACCCGAGCCCGTACCACGTCGTCGGCAACGGGGTGAGGAGGCAGGAGGTGGAGCTTGCGCGGTCACTGCATCAGATATGGGTCTTCCTCTTCTGCTGCGCCATTCTGTGTCTCCTCTTGTTCTGA
- the LOC135612524 gene encoding glutathione S-transferase T1-like: MTLKVYADRMSQPSRAIIIFCKVNGIDFEEVRIDLVKRQHRSPEFKEINPMGQVPAIVDGRYKLFESHAILSYLSCAFPGIPDHWYPADLFTRAKIQSILDWHHTNLRRGAATFVLNRALGPALGLPLNPQAANEAEIILRASLSKIESLWLKGNAKFLLGNFQLSIADLSLVCEIMQLEVVDEKDRDRILGPHPKILQWIENVKSATNPHFEEVHGILYKVKARLHSRLANAKPNDTHLSMKPNPKL; encoded by the exons atgaCGCTGAAGGTGTACGCCGATCGAATGTCGCAACCATCACGGGCGATTATAATCTTCTGCAA GGTCAACGGCATCGATTTCGAGGAGGTGAGGATTGATCTCGTGAAGCGTCAGCATCGCTCGCCCGAATTCAAAG AAATAAACCCAATGGGACAAGTTCCAGCTATTGTTGATGGAAGATATAAGCTCTTTGAGAG TCATGCCATTTTGAGCTATCTTTCCTGTGCATTTCCAGGCATTCCGGACCATTG GTATCCTGCTGATCTCTTCACTAGAGCCAAAATTCAGTCCATATTGGATTGGCACCACACCAACCTACGCCGTGGTGCAG CAACCTTTGTTCTTAACCGTGCCCTGGGACCTGCACTTGGTCTTCCATTAAACCCACAAGCAGCAAATGAAGCTGAAATAATTCTTAGAGCATCTCTTTCAAAGATAGAGTCGCTTTGGCTAAAAGGAAATGCAAAATTCTTATTGGGAAATTTCCAGCTATCCATTGCAGATCTCAGCCTTGTCTGTGAGATTATGCAATTGGAG GTCGTGGATGAGAAAGATCGCGACAGAATATTGGGGCCTCACCCAAAGATTTTGCAATGGATCGAAAATGTAAAATCTGCTACCAATCCTCATTTTGAGGAAGTCCATGGGATTCTGTACAAAGTCAAGGCAAGGCTACACAGCAGGCTGGCCAACGCAAAACCTAACGATACTCATCTCAGCATGAAACCCAACCCGAAGCTTTAA
- the LOC135611713 gene encoding actin-depolymerizing factor has translation MANSASGMAVNDECKLKFLELKAKRNFRFIVFKIDEKIQQVMVEKLGRPDESYDDFTACFPPNECRYAVFDFDFVTDENCQKSKIFFIAWSPDSSKVRSKMLYASSKDRFKRELDGIQVELQATDPSEMSIDIVKGRAM, from the exons ATG GCGAACTCCGCATCCGGAATGGCGGTGAATGATGAGTGCAAGCTCAAGTTCCTGGAGCTGAAGGCCAAGAGGAACTTCCGGTTCATCGTGTTCAAGATCGATGAGAAGATACAGCAGGTCATGGTGGAGAAGCTGGGTCGGCCCGATGAGAGCTACGATGATTTCACTGCATGCTTTCCGCCCAACGAGTGCCGCTATGCCGTCTTCGATTTTGATTTCGTCACCGATGAGAACTGCCAAAAGAGCAAGATCTTCTTCATTGCATG GTCCCCTGATTCATCAAAGGTGAGGAGCAAGATGCTGTATGCGAGTTCCAAGGACAGATTCAAGAGGGAGCTCGATGGCATACAAGTGGAGCTGCAGGCGACGGACCCTAGCGAGATGAGCATCGATATTGTGAAGGGGAGAGCTATGTAA
- the LOC103973272 gene encoding uncharacterized protein LOC103973272 isoform X3, with the protein MLSGHAIGLHETSESDELLLEDPVSEVGDEEELSGKVLFAASFEELAKNHVQYDTIIWVLISLLLVLAWGVGIIMLLYLPVRRYVLQKDISSRRLYVTSDMIVYKATRPSFLPFLGLTKIEKRIPLHLVIDIIIEQGCLQSNYGIHTFRIESVAYGKAAPVDELQFQGVSNPGLLRKVIIIESTKSIRKVGNRKSAILPGEGMSTPTSLRSLADIPPPSRWQSPSMRNPENTMELKNSQVKASPRRPLFEAGGVVPGDLLLHKIEEVKRSVKKLESVIAGSHSQASQDDC; encoded by the exons ATGTTGTCCGGTCATGCTATTGGTTTACATGAAACAAGTGAATCTGATGAGCTTTTATTGGAAGATCCTGTGTCCGAGGTTGGTGATGAGGAAGAGCTTTCTGGAAAGGTGTTGTTTGCAGCCTCATTTGAGGAGCTTGCTAAAAACCATGTGCAGTATGATACAATTATATGGGTTCTAATTTCACTGTTGCTTGTTTTGGCCTGGGGAGTTGGTATTATCATGCTCCTATATCTGCCAGTTAGAAGATATGTGCTTCAGAAAGATATTTCTTCACGCAGACTTTACGTCACATCCGACATGATAGTTTACAAG GCTACTAGGCCATCTTTTTTACCATTTTTAGGCTTGACTAAAATCGAGAAGCGCATCCCCCTTCATCTAGTTATTGACATCATAATTGAGCAAG GCTGTTTGCAATCTAATTACGGAATACATACTTTTAGGATTGAAAGTGTAGCTTATGGAAAAGCTGCACCAGTGGATGAACTACAGTTCCAAGGTGTCTCCAACCCAGGACTCCTAAGAAAG GTTATTATTATAGAATCTACAAAGAGTATTCGAAAAGTTGGTAATAGGAAGTCTGCCATACTGCCTGGGGAAGGAATGTCCACACCGACTAGTTTGAGATCATTGGCTGATATTCCACCTCCAAGTAGATGGCAATCTCCCAGCATGAGG AATCCCGAAAATACTATGGAATTAAAAAATTCACAGGTCAAGGCTTCACCAAGACGCCCTCTTTTCGAGGCCGGAGGCGTAGTGCCTGGTGACTTGTTGCTACATAAAATTGAAGAAGTCAAGCGATCTGTGAAA AAACTGGAATCTGTTATTGCGGGATCACATTCACAGGCATCACAAGATGACtgctaa